One window of Candidatus Aminicenantes bacterium genomic DNA carries:
- a CDS encoding phosphatidylglycerol lysyltransferase domain-containing protein translates to MLKVKLDDFSPVRLADKKTILPLLLANDIFFCDYSFANLFMWGDIFKTRWLFLENRLWIYNGYDDLMLMPVGKALTLPGLVAASDMLRRAGKSGNFVLVDPDFVKDNPRLGDFFKVTIDLDNGDYIYASQKLVDLAGNKLHKKRNLINQFLALYPDYVSLPLQPSDLDACLELSEKWCRMRTCVENDFNHETSALKRALGNFGDLELQGLKISVGNEMAAFSVFSQLSSNMADVHFEKFAPELKGIGQLINWETAKALSPRYKYINREQDLGIEGLRQAKKSYDPEYIVSAYLLERIK, encoded by the coding sequence ATGCTGAAAGTCAAGCTGGATGATTTTTCCCCGGTTCGGCTCGCCGACAAGAAGACCATCCTGCCGCTGCTGCTGGCCAACGACATTTTTTTCTGCGACTACAGCTTCGCCAACCTGTTCATGTGGGGCGATATCTTCAAGACGCGCTGGCTGTTCCTGGAAAACCGGCTCTGGATCTACAACGGCTACGATGACCTGATGCTGATGCCGGTGGGCAAGGCGCTGACGCTGCCCGGACTGGTCGCGGCCTCCGACATGCTGCGGCGCGCGGGCAAGAGCGGCAACTTCGTCCTGGTCGACCCGGATTTTGTCAAGGACAATCCCCGCCTGGGCGATTTCTTCAAGGTGACCATCGACCTGGACAACGGCGATTACATCTATGCCAGCCAAAAGCTGGTCGATCTCGCCGGCAACAAGCTGCACAAAAAACGCAACCTGATCAACCAGTTCCTGGCTCTGTACCCCGATTACGTCAGCCTGCCGCTCCAGCCTTCCGACCTGGACGCCTGCCTGGAGTTGTCCGAGAAATGGTGCCGGATGCGCACCTGCGTGGAAAACGATTTCAACCACGAGACATCGGCGCTGAAACGGGCATTGGGCAACTTCGGCGACCTGGAGCTGCAGGGCTTGAAGATTTCCGTCGGCAACGAGATGGCCGCTTTTTCGGTCTTCTCGCAACTGAGCAGCAACATGGCTGACGTGCACTTTGAAAAATTCGCCCCCGAGCTCAAGGGCATCGGCCAGCTGATCAACTGGGAAACGGCGAAGGCACTTTCCCCCAGGTACAAGTACATCAACCGCGAGCAGGACTTGGGTATCGAGGGGTTGCGCCAGGCCAAGAAGTCGTACGACCCGGAATATATCGTCAGCGCCTATTTACTGGAAAGAATAAAATAG
- a CDS encoding GNAT family N-acetyltransferase — protein MNQDDVEIKIITRADRDSVKKLYQEAGWWQQEDDTADGCAWIDTLVRQSFCFVGAFRGGELIGMGRAVSDGISDAYIQDVVVQHQFRQAGIGQRIIEKIVDYLRDRRIGWIGLIAEPGTRPFYQRLGFAALEGYTPMKLGEKKENPC, from the coding sequence ATGAACCAGGACGACGTCGAAATAAAAATCATCACGCGCGCGGATCGCGATTCCGTTAAAAAACTGTACCAGGAAGCCGGCTGGTGGCAGCAGGAAGACGATACGGCCGACGGCTGCGCCTGGATCGATACCCTGGTACGCCAATCCTTTTGTTTTGTCGGCGCTTTCCGCGGCGGCGAACTGATCGGCATGGGCCGGGCCGTCTCCGACGGGATCAGCGACGCCTACATCCAGGACGTGGTGGTCCAGCATCAGTTCCGCCAGGCCGGGATCGGCCAGCGCATCATCGAAAAAATAGTCGACTACCTGCGCGACCGCCGCATCGGCTGGATCGGCCTGATCGCCGAGCCGGGCACGCGCCCCTTCTACCAGCGCCTCGGGTTTGCCGCCCTGGAGGGCTACACGCCCATGAAGCTGGGCGAAAAAAAAGAAAACCCATGCTGA
- the argF gene encoding ornithine carbamoyltransferase, translated as MPFNLKGRHFLSMKDNTPEEIDFLLQLSIKLKQDKYAGLRGKNLEGKNIALIFEKPSTRTRCAFVVACVDEGAHPEYLGKDDIQLGKKETVKDTARVLGRMFDGIQFRGFKHETVEGLAQYAGVPVWNGLTDLYHPTQVLADFMTVLEVKGRLKGITFVYVGDGRNNMANSLMIGAAKMGMDFRIVAPKTLFPARELVNECREFAVERGAIITITDDIGAGVKGADVVYTDVWASMGEEEQIPERIKLLKGYQINRKLFDQTGNPECTFLHCLPAFHNSETKLAKQFPDICEVSEEIFESKHAQVFPQAENRVHTIKAVMVATLGK; from the coding sequence ATGCCATTCAACCTGAAAGGAAGACATTTTCTGTCCATGAAAGACAACACCCCGGAGGAGATCGATTTCCTGCTGCAATTGTCCATCAAATTGAAACAGGACAAGTACGCCGGGCTGAGGGGGAAAAACCTGGAGGGGAAGAACATCGCCCTGATATTCGAAAAGCCATCGACCCGCACCCGCTGCGCCTTCGTGGTGGCCTGCGTCGACGAGGGCGCTCATCCCGAATACCTCGGCAAGGACGACATCCAGCTGGGGAAGAAAGAAACGGTCAAGGACACGGCCCGAGTCCTGGGCCGCATGTTCGACGGCATCCAGTTCCGCGGCTTTAAGCACGAAACCGTGGAGGGACTGGCGCAATACGCCGGCGTGCCGGTCTGGAACGGCCTGACCGATCTCTACCATCCGACCCAGGTGCTGGCCGACTTCATGACCGTGCTCGAGGTCAAGGGACGCCTGAAGGGCATCACCTTCGTCTACGTGGGAGACGGCCGCAACAACATGGCCAATTCGCTGATGATCGGCGCCGCCAAAATGGGCATGGATTTCCGCATCGTCGCCCCCAAAACGCTCTTCCCGGCCAGGGAACTGGTCAACGAATGCCGCGAGTTCGCCGTGGAAAGGGGCGCCATCATCACCATCACCGACGACATCGGCGCCGGCGTCAAGGGCGCCGACGTGGTCTACACCGATGTCTGGGCGTCGATGGGCGAAGAGGAACAGATCCCCGAACGCATCAAACTGCTGAAAGGCTACCAGATCAACCGCAAATTGTTCGACCAGACCGGCAACCCGGAATGCACCTTCCTCCACTGCTTGCCCGCCTTCCACAACAGCGAAACAAAGCTGGCCAAGCAGTTCCCCGACATCTGCGAAGTGAGCGAGGAAATCTTCGAAAGCAAACACGCCCAGGTTTTCCCCCAAGCCGAGAACCGGGTGCATACGATCAAGGCGGTCATGGTAGCCACGCTGGGCAAATAA